In Streptomyces sp. 840.1, one DNA window encodes the following:
- the rplD gene encoding 50S ribosomal protein L4, which yields MSTIDILSPAGDKAGTVELPAEIFDAKTSVPLIHQVVVAQLAAARQGTHKTKRRGEVRGGGRKPYRQKGTGRARQGSTRAPQFVGGGVVHGPQPRDYSQRTPKKMKAAALRGALSDRARHSRIHVVTGVVEGAAVSTKAAKSLFGKISERKNVLLVVDRNDEAAWLSARNLPQVHILDPGQLNTYDVIVSDDVVFTQAAFESFVSGPQTAETEGSDA from the coding sequence ATGAGCACCATTGACATCCTTTCGCCGGCAGGCGACAAGGCCGGTACCGTCGAGCTCCCCGCGGAGATCTTCGACGCGAAGACCAGCGTTCCGCTGATCCACCAGGTCGTTGTCGCCCAGCTGGCAGCTGCCCGTCAGGGCACGCACAAGACCAAGCGTCGTGGCGAGGTCCGCGGTGGTGGGCGCAAGCCTTACCGCCAGAAGGGCACCGGCCGCGCGCGCCAGGGTTCGACCCGCGCACCGCAGTTCGTCGGCGGTGGCGTCGTCCACGGCCCGCAGCCGCGTGACTACTCGCAGCGCACCCCGAAGAAGATGAAGGCCGCCGCCCTGCGCGGTGCCCTCTCCGACCGGGCGCGCCACTCCCGCATCCACGTCGTCACCGGCGTGGTCGAGGGTGCCGCGGTCTCCACGAAGGCAGCGAAGTCGCTGTTCGGCAAGATCTCGGAGCGCAAGAACGTGCTCCTGGTCGTCGACCGCAACGACGAGGCCGCGTGGCTCTCCGCACGCAACCTGCCCCAGGTGCACATCCTGGACCCGGGCCAGCTGAACACGTACGACGTGATCGTCTCTGACGACGTGGTCTTCACCCAGGCCGCTTTCGAGTCCTTCGTGTCTGGCCCCCAGACCGCTGAGACCGAAGGGAGCGACGCCTGA
- a CDS encoding ATP-binding protein yields MNQQTASPQRPTAERTFTVRLSPTRRGARLARLLAVAHLGLWGLPSESAAHIVAELAANATVHGRVPGRDFQLRLTVGADERLRIEVTDTRGDRLPVAAVPDRLAESGRGLLIVEALADRWGVIPGPVPRKTVWAELDLVP; encoded by the coding sequence GTGAACCAACAAACCGCCTCCCCCCAACGCCCCACCGCCGAGCGCACGTTCACCGTGCGGCTCTCCCCCACCCGGCGAGGGGCCAGGCTGGCCCGGCTCCTCGCCGTGGCCCACCTCGGACTCTGGGGCCTGCCGTCCGAGTCGGCCGCGCACATCGTCGCGGAGCTCGCCGCCAACGCCACGGTCCACGGCCGCGTACCGGGCCGGGACTTCCAGCTGCGCCTCACCGTGGGCGCGGACGAACGACTGCGGATCGAGGTCACCGACACCCGGGGTGACCGCCTGCCCGTGGCGGCGGTCCCCGACCGGCTCGCGGAGAGCGGACGCGGCCTGCTCATCGTGGAGGCCCTCGCCGACCGCTGGGGTGTCATTCCGGGCCCGGTCCCGCGCAAAACGGTCTGGGCGGAACTCGACCTCGTACCGTGA
- the rplC gene encoding 50S ribosomal protein L3: MSKNIKGVLGEKLGMTQVWDENNRVVPVTVVKAGPCVVTQVRTNDSDGYESVQIAFGEIDPRKVNKPLKGHFAKADVTPRRHLVELRTPDASEYTLGQEVTAEVFESGVKVDVTGKSKGKGFAGVMKRHNFKGLGAGHGVQRKHRSPGSIGGCATPGRVFKGMRMAGRMGNERVTTQNLTIHAVDAEKGLLLIKGAVPGPNGGLVLVRTAAKGA, from the coding sequence ATGAGCAAGAACATCAAGGGCGTCCTGGGCGAGAAGCTCGGCATGACCCAGGTCTGGGACGAGAACAACCGGGTTGTCCCGGTGACCGTCGTCAAGGCCGGTCCGTGCGTCGTGACGCAGGTCCGTACGAACGACAGCGACGGCTACGAGTCGGTCCAGATCGCCTTCGGCGAGATCGACCCGCGCAAGGTGAACAAGCCCCTCAAGGGTCACTTCGCCAAGGCCGACGTCACCCCGCGCCGCCACCTGGTGGAGCTCCGCACCCCTGACGCCAGCGAGTACACGCTGGGCCAGGAGGTCACTGCCGAGGTGTTCGAGTCCGGCGTCAAGGTTGACGTCACGGGCAAGAGCAAGGGCAAGGGCTTCGCCGGTGTCATGAAGCGTCACAACTTCAAGGGCCTCGGCGCCGGCCACGGCGTCCAGCGCAAGCACCGTTCCCCCGGTTCGATCGGTGGCTGTGCCACCCCTGGGCGTGTCTTCAAGGGCATGCGCATGGCCGGTCGGATGGGTAACGAGCGCGTCACCACCCAGAACCTGACCATCCACGCGGTTGACGCGGAGAAGGGTCTGCTGCTCATCAAGGGCGCGGTCCCCGGTCCGAACGGCGGCCTCGTCCTGGTCCGTACCGCGGCCAAGGGGGCTTGA
- the rplV gene encoding 50S ribosomal protein L22, giving the protein MEARAQARYIRVTPMKARRVVDLIRGMDATEAQAVLRFAPQAASVPVGKVLDSAIANAAHNYDHPDASSLVISEAFVDEGPTLKRFRPRAQGRAYRIRKRTSHITVVVSSKEGTR; this is encoded by the coding sequence ATGGAAGCCAGGGCCCAGGCGCGGTACATCCGCGTCACGCCCATGAAGGCCCGCCGAGTGGTGGACCTCATCCGTGGCATGGATGCCACGGAGGCTCAGGCGGTCCTGCGTTTCGCCCCGCAGGCCGCGAGCGTGCCGGTTGGCAAGGTGCTCGACAGCGCCATCGCCAACGCTGCACACAACTACGACCACCCCGACGCTTCTTCGCTGGTCATCAGCGAGGCGTTTGTGGACGAGGGTCCGACCCTGAAGCGGTTCCGTCCGCGTGCTCAGGGCCGTGCCTACCGGATCCGTAAGCGGACCAGCCACATCACCGTGGTCGTCAGCAGCAAGGAAGGAACCCGGTAA
- a CDS encoding helix-turn-helix domain-containing protein: MDTQQVIAPPCARPSFPGSPGPGSAHDVTPTSGVLHVNTRHTSGFTVIGNHLAQHHELSLIAIGLAAHIQSLPAGAKVGIKVLTDRFPESKARITAALHELEAKGYLHRSRVRLPSGRMVTRTVSYNRPSASTVTTPQPHPQPRPRRSQPPVPPTAPPPREATTPPAPAPAPVHVPPPTAPRTPPPPLPRPHAPTDELHRTASALLAGLRRHAPTLTLTEGDIATLTPGIATWLERDSHPDTIRHALATDLPVPVKHPAKLLRHRITTLLPPPLPGTADLAPPRRKVLVIPLQNCDACERAFRSPHPGNCRDCQTEKQAVTHSPTA, encoded by the coding sequence ATGGATACCCAGCAGGTTATCGCGCCCCCGTGCGCCCGGCCCAGCTTCCCGGGCTCGCCCGGTCCCGGCTCCGCGCATGACGTCACGCCGACATCCGGCGTCCTCCACGTCAACACCCGCCACACCTCCGGCTTCACGGTCATCGGCAACCACCTCGCCCAGCACCACGAGCTCTCCCTCATCGCGATCGGGCTCGCCGCGCACATCCAGTCGCTGCCCGCCGGGGCGAAGGTCGGCATCAAGGTGCTCACCGACCGCTTCCCGGAGAGCAAGGCCCGCATCACGGCCGCCCTGCACGAGCTGGAAGCGAAGGGCTACCTGCACCGCAGCCGGGTACGCCTCCCCAGTGGACGCATGGTCACGCGCACGGTCTCGTACAACCGGCCCAGCGCCTCCACCGTCACCACACCGCAGCCGCACCCGCAGCCCCGTCCCCGTCGCAGCCAACCGCCGGTGCCACCCACCGCCCCACCGCCGCGCGAGGCGACCACCCCACCCGCCCCGGCCCCCGCACCCGTCCACGTACCGCCGCCCACCGCCCCCAGGACTCCGCCCCCGCCGCTCCCACGGCCGCACGCCCCCACCGACGAGCTGCACCGAACCGCTTCCGCGCTCCTGGCCGGCCTACGCCGTCACGCACCCACGCTCACCCTCACCGAGGGCGACATCGCCACCCTCACCCCGGGCATCGCCACCTGGCTCGAACGCGACAGCCACCCCGACACCATCCGCCATGCCCTCGCCACCGACCTCCCGGTCCCCGTCAAGCACCCCGCGAAGCTCCTGCGGCACCGCATCACCACCCTCCTGCCGCCCCCACTCCCCGGCACAGCAGACCTCGCCCCGCCCCGCCGCAAGGTCCTCGTCATCCCGCTCCAGAACTGCGACGCCTGCGAGCGCGCCTTCCGCTCCCCCCACCCCGGCAACTGCCGTGACTGCCAAACCGAAAAACAGGCCGTCACGCACAGCCCCACCGCATGA
- a CDS encoding GNAT family N-acetyltransferase has protein sequence MHARTAQAWALRPATPDDLEAMVELRAVVMRPDLVRLGRYDEDRVRRRMRDSYLPEHTSVIAVDGRFAGCVTLRPRDGDRWLESFFLAPELQGAGIGSAVLRGLLARTDAEGVTVRLDVLQGSAARRLYERHGFVLEREDPVDVFMVRRPVPTA, from the coding sequence ATGCATGCACGTACCGCTCAGGCGTGGGCACTGCGCCCCGCCACCCCCGATGACCTGGAAGCCATGGTCGAGCTCCGGGCCGTCGTGATGCGCCCGGACCTGGTCCGCCTGGGGCGCTACGACGAGGACCGGGTACGGCGGCGGATGCGCGACTCCTACCTGCCGGAGCACACCTCGGTCATCGCCGTGGACGGGCGCTTCGCCGGCTGCGTCACCCTGCGGCCGCGCGACGGCGACCGGTGGCTGGAGAGCTTCTTCCTCGCCCCGGAGCTCCAGGGCGCGGGCATCGGCTCCGCGGTCCTGCGCGGACTGCTGGCCCGTACCGACGCCGAAGGTGTCACGGTCCGCCTCGACGTGCTCCAGGGCAGCGCGGCCCGGCGGCTGTACGAGCGGCACGGATTCGTCCTGGAGCGCGAGGACCCGGTCGACGTCTTCATGGTGCGCCGGCCCGTACCCACCGCCTGA
- a CDS encoding helix-turn-helix transcriptional regulator: protein MSVDGIGTEQDGGGADEPGWDVDPDDEPGVAVVAAVGRQIKAWREAAGMRAAEFGAAIGYGEDLVYKVEGGRRIARPEFLDRADDAVGAGGKLAAMKRDLAEVRYPKKIRELAKMEERAVEMGLYSNHNIHGLLQTPEYARALFEMRRPAYSEDEVERVLAARMARRRVFERSPAPTLSFVQEEVTLLRPIGGAVVLRRQLERLLEVGQLRNVEIQVMPTGREDHAGMDGGVEVLKFEDGTAVGRSDGAFAGGPVFDPKQLRILELRCGMIRAQALPPGESLAFIEQLLGET, encoded by the coding sequence ATGAGTGTGGACGGGATCGGCACGGAGCAGGACGGCGGCGGGGCGGACGAGCCCGGTTGGGACGTCGATCCCGATGACGAACCGGGTGTTGCGGTTGTTGCCGCCGTGGGCCGCCAGATCAAGGCCTGGCGGGAAGCGGCCGGGATGCGGGCCGCCGAGTTCGGGGCGGCGATCGGTTATGGGGAGGACCTGGTCTACAAGGTCGAGGGCGGGCGGCGCATCGCCCGGCCGGAGTTCCTGGACCGCGCGGACGATGCGGTGGGCGCGGGCGGGAAGCTCGCCGCGATGAAGCGGGACCTGGCGGAGGTGAGGTACCCGAAGAAGATCCGGGAGCTGGCGAAAATGGAGGAGCGGGCGGTTGAGATGGGGTTGTACAGCAACCACAACATCCACGGCCTGTTGCAGACACCGGAGTATGCGCGGGCTCTGTTCGAGATGAGGCGGCCTGCGTACTCGGAGGACGAAGTGGAGAGGGTGTTGGCCGCGCGCATGGCCAGGCGGCGCGTCTTTGAGAGGTCGCCCGCTCCCACGCTCAGTTTCGTGCAGGAGGAAGTGACTCTCCTTCGCCCTATCGGGGGCGCAGTGGTACTGCGCCGACAGCTCGAACGACTGCTGGAGGTGGGGCAGTTGCGGAATGTCGAGATTCAGGTGATGCCGACCGGCCGCGAGGACCACGCCGGAATGGATGGCGGGGTCGAGGTATTGAAGTTTGAGGATGGCACTGCGGTGGGGCGGTCCGATGGCGCCTTCGCGGGCGGGCCGGTGTTCGATCCGAAGCAGCTCAGGATCCTTGAGTTGCGCTGTGGGATGATCCGGGCCCAGGCTCTCCCGCCAGGAGAGTCGTTGGCCTTCATCGAGCAACTGCTGGGAGAGACATGA
- a CDS encoding poly(A) polymerase — MRTSEEIYHRVRWDPRFDPARFVLGVAQRGRDPKRVPLERFTPGGDIPWHRVLFFEADGETVWDRASGADRIDATDAGRLRTPRLLPSPYFTSRTPHAFSPATGAWEPAPARPPGLPGPLTVLTWNTLWDRYDSDRIDTARRRPLLLDALHAADADVIALQEAEPALLELLLASGWVRERYALATEPASPDVRDCGLLLLSRLPVREAGLHVLGPHKAVAAAVVDTAEGPVTVAVTHLSSDHSPAGAARRDAELAQLATGLAGVGGEVLLVGDFNDGGDRPQSRLAMADAWHQVHGPADHTPTFDPAANPLAAVSSLSGRVSRLDRVLLRTERLRARTATLTGDTPGPQGLYVSDHYGVRVELGPPAPAATEGVADRVAAALPGARVHVVGSRRMGCALPGADLDLVAALPGDPAPAAVRQRVAAALPGARDLREVTGARVPGLRFRLDGLSVDLVTVATGALSPGDAVARRSELGEAAAVALSAVSDAEAVLAAAEPHRQAFTALARDVKAWARARGLDSAPCGGLPGLAWTVLAARTAHEAGALPPLALLRHFFATWAAWDWHAAVGGAAASSDPVTVLTPTAPVRSCTTQASPSGRDLLTAELFRAWEVLESAPESIDPRTRLCAPPALRDDHAAWALASVAAGGPDEGRLRGRLLALTAALAEAGAPDCRVWPRPLTLGGRTGYAIGLGATPPDAPRLAEIGAELLRGIRDTSLTPVDLPALRSSGDPAY; from the coding sequence ATGCGTACGAGCGAGGAGATCTACCACCGGGTCCGCTGGGACCCCAGGTTCGACCCGGCGCGCTTCGTCCTGGGCGTCGCCCAGCGCGGCCGCGACCCCAAGCGCGTACCGCTGGAGCGGTTCACCCCGGGCGGGGACATCCCCTGGCACCGGGTGCTGTTCTTCGAGGCGGACGGCGAGACGGTGTGGGACCGGGCCTCCGGCGCCGACCGGATCGACGCGACGGACGCCGGCCGGCTGCGCACCCCGCGCCTGCTGCCCTCCCCCTACTTCACCTCACGCACCCCGCACGCCTTCTCCCCCGCGACCGGTGCGTGGGAACCCGCGCCCGCCCGACCGCCCGGTCTCCCGGGCCCCCTGACCGTGCTGACCTGGAACACCCTCTGGGACCGGTACGACAGCGACCGGATCGACACCGCCCGCCGCCGCCCCCTGCTCCTGGACGCGCTGCACGCGGCGGACGCGGACGTCATCGCGCTCCAGGAGGCCGAGCCCGCGCTGCTGGAGCTGCTGCTGGCCTCCGGCTGGGTGCGCGAGCGGTACGCGCTCGCCACCGAACCGGCCTCCCCCGACGTACGGGACTGCGGACTGCTGCTGCTCAGCCGGCTCCCCGTGCGTGAAGCGGGGCTGCACGTACTCGGCCCGCACAAGGCCGTGGCCGCCGCCGTCGTGGACACCGCCGAGGGGCCCGTCACCGTGGCCGTGACCCACCTCAGCAGCGACCACTCCCCCGCCGGCGCCGCCCGCCGCGACGCCGAACTCGCCCAGCTGGCAACGGGGTTGGCCGGGGTCGGGGGCGAGGTGCTGCTCGTCGGCGACTTCAACGACGGCGGCGACCGGCCGCAGAGCCGGCTCGCCATGGCGGACGCCTGGCACCAGGTGCACGGCCCCGCCGACCACACCCCGACCTTCGACCCGGCCGCCAACCCGCTGGCCGCCGTCTCCTCACTGTCCGGCCGCGTCTCCCGCCTCGACCGGGTGCTGCTGCGCACGGAACGCCTCCGGGCCCGCACCGCGACGCTGACCGGGGACACACCGGGCCCGCAGGGGCTGTACGTCTCCGACCACTACGGGGTGCGGGTGGAGCTGGGCCCGCCCGCACCAGCGGCAACGGAAGGAGTCGCGGACCGGGTCGCCGCAGCACTCCCCGGCGCCCGGGTCCACGTCGTCGGCTCCCGGCGGATGGGCTGCGCGCTGCCCGGCGCGGATCTGGACCTGGTCGCCGCGCTGCCGGGCGACCCCGCTCCGGCAGCGGTACGGCAGCGGGTGGCCGCCGCGCTCCCGGGGGCGCGGGACCTGCGCGAGGTGACGGGGGCCAGGGTGCCCGGACTGCGCTTCCGCCTGGACGGGCTGAGCGTCGACCTGGTCACCGTCGCGACGGGGGCGCTCTCCCCGGGCGACGCGGTCGCGCGCCGGAGCGAGCTGGGCGAGGCGGCGGCGGTGGCGCTGAGCGCGGTGAGCGACGCCGAAGCGGTGCTCGCGGCGGCCGAACCGCACCGGCAGGCCTTCACCGCCCTCGCCCGTGACGTCAAGGCCTGGGCGAGGGCGCGGGGCCTGGACTCCGCGCCCTGCGGCGGACTGCCGGGGCTGGCCTGGACCGTCCTCGCAGCCCGCACCGCGCACGAGGCCGGCGCCCTGCCGCCGCTCGCGCTGCTCCGGCACTTCTTCGCGACCTGGGCGGCGTGGGACTGGCACGCGGCGGTGGGCGGGGCTGCGGCAAGCAGTGACCCGGTCACGGTGCTGACACCGACGGCACCGGTACGTTCCTGCACCACACAGGCCTCCCCGTCGGGCCGCGACCTGCTCACCGCGGAGCTGTTCCGCGCGTGGGAGGTTCTGGAGTCTGCGCCGGAGAGCATCGACCCGCGCACCCGGCTCTGCGCCCCGCCCGCGCTACGGGACGACCACGCCGCCTGGGCCCTCGCCTCCGTCGCGGCGGGCGGCCCGGACGAGGGGCGGCTGCGCGGCCGCCTCCTGGCGCTGACCGCCGCCCTGGCCGAAGCCGGCGCTCCCGACTGCCGCGTCTGGCCCCGCCCGCTGACCCTCGGCGGCCGCACGGGCTACGCGATCGGCCTCGGCGCGACGCCACCGGACGCGCCCCGGCTCGCGGAGATCGGGGCGGAGCTGCTGCGCGGAATCCGGGACACCTCGCTGACCCCGGTGGACCTGCCCGCGCTGCGGTCGAGCGGGGACCCGGCGTACTGA
- the rplB gene encoding 50S ribosomal protein L2, protein MGIRKYKPTTPGRRGSSVADFVEITRSTPEKSLVRPLHSKGGRNNTGRVTVRHQGGGHKRAYRVIDFRRHDKDGVPAKVAHIEYDPNRTARIALLHYADGEKRYIIAPRGLGQGDRVENGPAADIKPGNNLALRNIPVGTTIHAIELRPGGGAKFARSAGASVQLLAKEGTMAHLRMPSGEIRLVDARCRATIGEVGNAEQSNINWGKAGRMRWKGVRPSVRGVAMNPVDHPHGGGEGKTSGGRHPVSPWGQKEGRTRSPKKASSKYIVRRRKTNKKR, encoded by the coding sequence ATGGGTATCCGCAAGTACAAGCCGACGACCCCGGGCCGTCGTGGCTCCAGCGTCGCCGACTTTGTCGAGATCACGCGGTCCACGCCGGAGAAGTCGCTGGTCCGCCCCCTGCACAGCAAGGGCGGCCGTAACAACACCGGTCGTGTGACCGTTCGCCACCAGGGTGGTGGCCACAAGCGCGCCTACCGCGTGATCGACTTCCGTCGTCACGACAAGGACGGCGTGCCGGCCAAGGTCGCGCACATCGAGTACGACCCGAACCGCACCGCGCGCATCGCGCTCCTGCACTACGCCGACGGCGAGAAGCGCTACATCATCGCGCCGCGCGGCCTGGGTCAGGGCGACCGTGTCGAGAACGGCCCGGCCGCCGACATCAAGCCCGGTAACAACCTGGCGCTGCGCAACATCCCGGTCGGTACGACCATCCACGCCATCGAGCTGCGGCCCGGCGGCGGCGCGAAGTTCGCCCGTTCCGCGGGTGCCTCCGTGCAGCTGCTGGCGAAGGAGGGCACCATGGCCCACCTTCGTATGCCGTCCGGTGAGATCCGGCTGGTCGACGCCCGCTGCCGCGCCACGATTGGCGAGGTCGGCAACGCCGAGCAGTCGAACATCAACTGGGGCAAGGCCGGTCGCATGCGCTGGAAGGGCGTTCGCCCGTCCGTCCGCGGTGTTGCGATGAACCCGGTCGACCACCCGCACGGTGGTGGTGAAGGCAAGACCTCCGGTGGACGTCACCCGGTCTCGCCGTGGGGTCAGAAGGAGGGTCGTACTCGCTCGCCGAAGAAGGCATCGAGCAAGTACATCGTCCGCCGCCGCAAGACGAACAAGAAGCGCTAG
- the rpsJ gene encoding 30S ribosomal protein S10: protein MAGQKIRIRLKAYDHEVIDSSAKKIVETVTRTGASVAGPVPLPTEKNVYCVIKSPHKYKDSREHFEMRTHKRLIDILDPTPKTVDSLMRLDLPAGVDIEIKL from the coding sequence ATGGCGGGACAGAAGATCCGCATCCGGCTCAAGGCCTACGACCACGAGGTCATCGACTCCTCGGCGAAGAAGATCGTCGAGACGGTGACCCGCACTGGTGCGTCGGTCGCGGGCCCGGTGCCGCTGCCCACTGAGAAGAACGTGTACTGCGTCATCAAGTCGCCGCACAAGTACAAGGACTCGCGCGAGCACTTCGAGATGCGCACGCACAAGCGCCTCATCGACATTCTCGACCCCACGCCGAAGACGGTTGACTCGCTGATGCGCCTCGACCTGCCGGCGGGCGTCGACATCGAGATCAAGCTCTGA
- the rplW gene encoding 50S ribosomal protein L23 — protein MSEATVTSKTYSDPRDVLVKPVVSEKSYALLDENKYTFIVAPGSNKTQIKQAVEAVFSVKVTGVNTINRQGKRKRTKTGFGKRADTKRAIVTLAEGDRIDIFGGPTS, from the coding sequence ATGAGCGAGGCGACCGTTACCAGCAAGACCTACTCCGACCCGCGTGACGTTCTCGTCAAGCCGGTTGTTTCGGAGAAGAGCTACGCGCTGCTCGACGAGAACAAGTACACGTTCATCGTCGCGCCCGGCTCCAACAAGACCCAGATCAAGCAGGCCGTCGAAGCGGTCTTCTCGGTCAAGGTCACCGGGGTCAACACGATCAACCGTCAGGGTAAGCGCAAGCGCACCAAGACCGGTTTCGGCAAGCGCGCAGACACCAAGCGCGCCATCGTGACCCTCGCTGAGGGCGACCGAATCGACATCTTCGGCGGCCCGACCTCCTAA
- the rpsS gene encoding 30S ribosomal protein S19: MPRSLKKGPFVDGHLVKKVDVQNEAGTKNVIKTWSRRSMIIPAMLGHTIAVHNGKIHVPVFVTESMVGHKLGEFSPTRTFRGHVKDDRKSKRR, from the coding sequence ATGCCGCGCAGTCTCAAGAAGGGGCCCTTCGTCGACGGCCACCTCGTCAAGAAGGTGGACGTACAGAACGAAGCCGGCACCAAGAACGTCATCAAGACCTGGTCCCGTCGCTCGATGATCATCCCGGCCATGCTGGGTCACACCATCGCGGTGCACAACGGCAAGATCCACGTCCCGGTGTTCGTCACCGAGTCGATGGTCGGCCACAAGCTCGGCGAGTTCTCGCCGACTCGCACCTTCCGCGGCCACGTCAAGGACGACCGGAAGTCGAAGCGCCGCTAG
- a CDS encoding DUF397 domain-containing protein, translated as MISETSAGAASGLTWFKSSYSSSSEGDSCVEVATAPGAVHVRDSKNLPGPRLAFAPTVWAGFVPYVAGR; from the coding sequence ATGATCAGCGAGACCTCTGCCGGGGCCGCTTCCGGGCTGACCTGGTTCAAGAGCAGCTACAGCAGCAGCAGCGAGGGGGACTCGTGCGTCGAGGTTGCGACGGCCCCCGGTGCAGTGCACGTGCGCGACTCCAAGAACCTGCCGGGGCCCCGGCTCGCCTTCGCCCCGACCGTGTGGGCGGGCTTCGTCCCGTACGTGGCCGGCCGCTGA
- a CDS encoding RNA ligase family protein, with the protein MRTHYPRTPHLPWSPGATSDDVRLTGRADLAGLTGSEVVVTEKMDGENTTLYADGLHARSLDSAHHPSRARVKALQGRVGSRIPAGRRICGENMFARHSIPYDDLAGHFYGFSVWDGDTCLDWDRTVEVLRDLGIPTPPVLWRGVFDARAERTLRALRLDTGRQEGYVVRPAGTFAAAEFGRRVAKWVRPAHVVTDTHWMHAAVVENGLGPSAALWDVRSGAPVDPVALGAAASAGAGDAPAALAAAVGTAPGAGAPPDAPAARAAADALDAQGLTGDDRLAGVLAALLHRTRRAALTPALTGPLGMPPARRIADLVGLAPSLHRPYPDEERRAGLTRMSFAARLPVLHAVAGALATTPEAREQVEWSQLHAQEVREPAGLREAFDGLEPAAADRCLAQARQAYALGRISTAQEAVAATWRWRDGDFPRLIHLVGPSGSGKSTFARALPDTDTCISLDDLRLARGSRADQSANTDVLREGLHRLEEALVPGATVVWDATSLNPHQRGLVHAVAHRRDALLTHAVAWAGEAELTARNARRAHPVPPEVLESQLRRFVPPYPGEAHRTWYIGSSGTVEDRA; encoded by the coding sequence ATGCGTACGCACTATCCGCGGACACCGCATCTGCCCTGGTCGCCCGGGGCCACCTCGGACGACGTACGGCTCACCGGCCGCGCGGACCTCGCCGGCCTCACCGGCTCAGAGGTCGTGGTCACCGAGAAGATGGACGGCGAGAACACCACGCTCTACGCCGATGGACTGCACGCCCGCTCGCTCGACTCCGCGCACCACCCCTCCCGGGCCCGCGTGAAGGCGCTCCAGGGACGCGTCGGCTCCCGCATCCCGGCCGGCCGGCGGATCTGCGGCGAGAACATGTTCGCCCGTCACTCCATCCCGTACGACGACCTGGCGGGCCACTTCTACGGCTTCTCCGTCTGGGACGGGGACACCTGCCTGGACTGGGACCGCACCGTGGAGGTCCTGCGCGACCTCGGCATCCCGACCCCGCCGGTGCTCTGGCGCGGGGTGTTCGACGCCCGCGCGGAACGGACACTGCGCGCCCTGCGCCTGGACACCGGACGCCAGGAGGGCTACGTCGTCCGCCCCGCCGGGACCTTCGCGGCTGCCGAATTCGGGCGGCGGGTGGCGAAATGGGTGCGACCGGCGCACGTCGTCACGGACACGCACTGGATGCACGCCGCGGTCGTGGAGAACGGGCTGGGGCCGTCCGCCGCCCTCTGGGACGTACGTTCGGGCGCCCCGGTCGACCCGGTGGCGCTCGGCGCCGCCGCTTCGGCCGGGGCCGGTGACGCACCGGCCGCCCTCGCCGCGGCTGTGGGCACCGCACCGGGCGCCGGTGCACCGCCCGACGCGCCCGCCGCCCGCGCCGCGGCCGACGCCCTGGACGCGCAGGGCCTCACCGGCGACGACCGGCTCGCCGGGGTACTGGCAGCGCTGCTGCACCGCACCCGGCGCGCCGCCCTGACCCCCGCGCTGACCGGCCCGCTCGGCATGCCGCCGGCCCGGCGGATCGCGGACCTCGTGGGGCTGGCCCCCTCGCTGCACCGCCCCTACCCGGACGAGGAGCGGCGCGCCGGACTGACGCGGATGTCGTTCGCCGCCCGGCTGCCGGTGCTGCACGCGGTGGCCGGCGCGCTGGCCACGACCCCCGAGGCCCGCGAACAGGTGGAGTGGTCGCAGCTGCACGCCCAGGAGGTACGGGAACCCGCCGGGCTCCGGGAGGCGTTCGACGGGCTGGAACCGGCCGCCGCCGACCGCTGCCTGGCGCAGGCCCGCCAGGCGTACGCCCTGGGCCGGATCAGCACCGCGCAGGAGGCGGTGGCCGCGACCTGGCGGTGGCGGGACGGGGACTTCCCTCGCCTGATCCACCTCGTCGGCCCCTCCGGCAGCGGCAAGAGCACCTTCGCCCGCGCCCTGCCGGACACCGACACCTGTATCTCCCTCGACGACCTGCGCCTCGCCCGAGGCTCCCGCGCCGACCAGAGCGCCAACACGGACGTCCTCCGCGAGGGGCTGCACCGGCTGGAGGAGGCGCTGGTGCCCGGCGCCACCGTGGTCTGGGACGCCACCTCGCTCAACCCGCACCAGCGCGGACTGGTGCACGCGGTCGCCCACCGCCGGGACGCGCTGCTCACCCACGCGGTGGCCTGGGCCGGGGAGGCCGAGCTGACCGCGCGCAACGCCCGCCGGGCCCACCCGGTGCCCCCGGAGGTACTGGAATCCCAGCTGCGCCGGTTCGTGCCCCCGTACCCGGGTGAGGCGCACCGCACCTGGTACATCGGCAGCAGCGGAACAGTGGAGGACCGGGCCTGA